The Phyllopteryx taeniolatus isolate TA_2022b chromosome 9, UOR_Ptae_1.2, whole genome shotgun sequence genome contains a region encoding:
- the grm6b gene encoding glutamate receptor, metabotropic 6b, with protein sequence MTSEAFSSHQCSWLGKLSGLLWMLMVGTLPGSRAQQGTQPQSLKIEGDITLGGLFPVHSRGPVGVPCGDIKREKGIHRLEAMLYALDQINSDPDLLPNITLGARILDTCSRDTYALEQSLTFVQALIQKDTSDVRCSNGEPPIIPKPERVVGVIGASGSSVSIMVANVLRLFSIPQISYASTAPELSDNSRYEFFSRVVPPDSYQAQAMVDIVKAMGWNYVSTLASEGNYGESGVDAFLQISREAGGLCIAQSIKIPREPRTGEFEKIIKRLMETSNARGVIIFANEDDIKRVLEAAKKANLTGHFLFVGSDSWGAKNSPIQDQEEVAEGAVTILPKRASIDGFDQYFTSRSLENNRRNIWFAEFWEDDFKCKLTRPGIKYEADRRKCTGEERISRDSQYEQEGKVQFVIDAVYAMAHALHSMHMDLCPGSMGVCDKMDPVEGRMLLQYIHSVNFNGSAGTGVMFNENGDAPGRYDIFQYQLSNVSNPGYKDIGQWTNNLRLNPEEMQWSGGDRKIPDSVCSFPCEPGERKKMVKGVPCCWHCELCDGYQYLLDEFSCDMCAFDMRPLKNRTGCRPTPIIKLEWSSPWAIIPVFLAILGILATTGVIGTFIRFNDTPIVRASGRELSYVLLTGIFLIYLITFLMIAEPSVAVCAFRRLLLGLGMCISYAAMLTKTNRIYRIFEQGKKSVTPPKFISPTSQLIITFILISVQVLGVFIWFGVVPPHTIIDYEEQKPPNPEFARGVLKCDMSDLSLILCLSYSIVLMITCTVYAIKSRGVPETFNEAKPIGFTMYTTCIIWLAFVPIFFGTAQSTEKMFIQTTTLTVSMSLSATVSLGMLYIPKVYVIIFHPEQNVQKRKRSFKAVVQAATVSTHLSQKSNDKQNGESKIEPDRSQ encoded by the exons ATGACATCAGAAGCCTTCTCATCCCATCAGTGCAGCTGGCTCGGGAAATTGTCCGGACTGTTGTGGATGCTAATGGTAGGGACCCTTCCGGGTTCGCGGGCCCAACAGGGCACCCAGCCTCAGTCTCTCAAAATTGAGGGTGACATCACCCTGGGGGGTCTGTTCCCAGTGCACTCTCGAGGGCCAGTGGGAGTGCCCTGCGGAGACATTAAGAGGGAAAAGGGAATCCATCGATTGGAAGCCATGCTGTACGCCCTGGACCAGATCAACAGTGATCCGGATCTGCTGCCCAACATCACATTGGGAGCCCGAATACTGGATACCTGCTCCAGAGATACTTATGCACTGGAGCAATCGCTCACTTTTGTCCAAGCCCTCATTCAAAAGGACACGTCTGACGTGCGCTGTTCCAATGGAGAGCCTCCAATCATCCCCAAACCAGAGAGGGTGGTTGGTGTAATTGGGGCATCTGGCAGCTCTGTATCCATCATGGTGGCCAACGTGCTTCGGCTATTTTCG ATCCCCCAAATCAGCTATGCCTCCACTGCGCCGGAGTTGAGCGACAATAGCCGATATGAGTTCTTCTCCCGTGTGGTACCTCCTGATTCTTACCAGGCCCAGGCCATGGTGGACATCGTTAAAGCCATGGGCTGGAACTACGTCTCAACTCTAGCATCAGAGGGCAACTACGGCGAGAGTGGAGTCGATGCTTTCCTCCAGATATCCAGAGAAGCAG GGGGGCTGTGTATTGCACAGTCCATAAAAATTCCAAGAGAGCCCAGAACTGGGGAGTTTGAAAAGATCATCAAGAGACTGATGGAGACATCGAATGCTCGTGGGGTCATCATCTTTGCCAATGAGGACGACATCAA GCGAGTGTTGGAAGCTGCCAAAAAGGCCAATCTGACCGGCCACTTTCTATTTGTTGGCTCTGACAGCTGGGGGGCCAAGAATTCCCCCATCCAAGACCAGGAGGAAGTGGCGGAGGGTGCCGTCACAATCCTGCCAAAAAGAGCCTCCATTGACG GATTCGACCAGTACTTCACGTCAAGATCTCTGGAAAACAATAGAAGAAACATTTGGTTTGCTGAATTTTGGGAGGATGACTTCAAGTGCAAACTAACACGGCCTGGCATCAAATATGAAGCAGACAGAAGGAAATGTACAG GTGAAGAAAGAATAAGTCGAGACTCTCAGTATGAACAGGAGGGGAAGGTGCAGTTTGTGATCGATGCAGTCTATGCAATGGCTCACGCCTTACACAGCATGCACATGGACCTGTGTCCCGGCTCGATGGGCGTTTGCGACAAGATGGATCCCGTGGAGGGACGCATGCTCCTCCAATACATTCACTCCGTCAATTTTAATG GAAGTGCAGGAACTGGTGTGATGTTCAACGAGAATGGAGACGCACCTGGTCGATATGACATCTTCCAGTACCAGCTTTCCAATGTCAGTAACCCTGGCTATAAGGACATTGGCCAATGGACAAACAACCTCCGActcaat CCAGAGGAGATGCAGTGGTCAGGCGGTGACCGCAAGATCCCAGATTCCGTGTGCAGCTTCCCATGCGAGCCCGGTGAGAGGAAAAAGATGGTGAAGGGCGTTCCCTGCTGCTGGCACTGTGAGCTTTGTGATGGCTACCAGTATCTTCTGGACGAGTTCAGCTGTGACATGTGCGCCTTCGACATGAGGCCCCTTAAAAACCGTACAGGGTGCCGGCCCACGCCCATCATCAAGTTGGAGTGGAGCTCTCCCTGGGCCATAATCCCTGTCTTCCTGGCAATTCTGGGCATCCTTGCCACCACGGGGGTGATCGGCACATTCATCCGTTTTAATGACACCCCTATTGTTCGCGCCTCCGGCAGAGAGCTCAGCTATGTGCTGCTGACGGGCATCTTCCTCATTTACCTCATTACTTTCCTCATGATTGCTGAGCCCAGTGTAGCAGTGTGCGCTTTCCGGAGGCTGCTTCTGGGGCTTGGAATGTGCATCAGCTACGCCGCCATGCTGACAAAAACCAACCGGATCTACCGCATCTTTGAACAGGGAAAGAAGTCGGTTACACCACCAAAGTTCATCAGTCCGACTTCTCAGCTCATCATCACCTTCATTCTTATCTCCGTGCAG GTGCTTGGTGTGTTCATTTGGTTTGGCGTGGTGCCCCCGCACACCATCATAGACTATGAAGAACAGAAGCCTCCGAATCCCGAATTTGCCCGAGGAGTTCTCAAGTGTGACATGTCCGATCTGTCCCTCATCCTGTGTCTGAGCTACAGTATTGTTCTGATGATCACCTGCACAGTGTACGCCATCAAGAGCAGAGGAGTTCCTGAGACCTTCAATGAGGCGAAGCCCATTGGCTTCACCATGTACACCACCTGTATCATCTGGCTGGCCTTTGTACCCATCTTCTTTGGAACTGCACAATCTACAGAGAAG ATGTTCATCCAGACTACAACCCTGACGGTGTCTATGAGCCTGAGTGCCACAGTGTCCCTGGGCATGCTCTACATCCCCAAAGTCTACGTGATCATCTTCCACCCGGAGCAGAACGTACAGAAGCGAAAGCGTAGCTTCAAAGCCGTGGTGCAGGCAGCCACTGTGTCCACACACCTATCGCAGAAATCTAACGACAAACAGAACGGAGAGTCAAAGATTGAGCCAGACAGGTCACAGTAA
- the comtb gene encoding catechol O-methyltransferase B: protein MWWVAVYCTGGAVLLYALYRWVIPSAVQYHGGLALIWHDVIVEWVLDTVTQSTRPQRILAAVHKNATRGNPRSVVKAIDDFCKHKEWAMNVGDEKGCILDSVVSDANPVCVLELGTYCGYSTVRIASLLPPHAKLITLEFNPDYAAIARQVIAWAGVGNKVKLIEGESGEWIPKLKEQFAVKTFDLVFLDHWKNRYLLDTKLMEECCLLRKGSILLADNVICPGTPDYLEYVRNSPQYKSQYFKSHLEYTKAEDGLEKSVFLG from the exons ATGTGGTGGGTAGCTGTTTACTGCACTGGCGGAGCAGTTCTACTCTATGCCCTGTACAGATGGGTGATTCCCAGCGCTGTACAGTATCATGGAGGCCTGGCGCTCATCTGGCATGATGTCATTGTGGAGTGGGTACTGGACACGGTGACCCAGTCCACACGTCCTCAG CGGATCCTGGCTGCAGTACACAAAAACGCCACCAGAGGGAATCCTCGCAGTGTGGTCAAAGCCATTGATGACTTCTGCAAACACAAAGAGTGGGCCATGAATGTAGGCGACGAAAAAG GTTGCATTCTTGACTCTGTGGTGTCTGATGCCAATCCTGTTTGTGTGCTTGAGCTGGGCACCTACTGTGGCTACTCCACAGTTCGCATCGCCAGTTTGCTCCCACCTCACGCCAAGCTCATCACACTTGAATTTAACCCGGACTATGCCGCTATCGCACGGCAAGTCATTGCATGGGCAGGTGTTGGTAATAAG GTGAAGTTAATTGAAGGAGAATCTGGAGAGTGGATCCCAAAATTGAAGGAGCAGTTTGCagtaaaaacatttgacctGGTTTTCTTGGACCACTGGAAGAATCGTTACCTTCTCGACACCAAACTGATGGAG GAGTGCTGCCTCCTTAGGAAAGGGAGCATCCTGCTGGCCGATAATGTCATCTGTCCTGGCACGCCAGACTACCTGGAGTACGTCCGGAACAGCCCACAGTATAAAAGCCAGTACTTCAAATCTCATCTGGAGTATACAAAAGCGGAGGATGGCCTGGAGAAGTCAGTCTTCTTAGGGTAG